In Acidovorax sp. 106, the following proteins share a genomic window:
- a CDS encoding Lrp/AsnC family transcriptional regulator, whose amino-acid sequence MCATKVRAKNVQQADVSAELDRTDKAILRQLQRDASLSNVALAEKVHLSAPACLRRVERLKRLGLIDGVVALLNPKAVGAGMLVMIGVVLDRSTPESFAEFEKAAIKISGCMECHVVTGEFDYFMLVRTRDSESFNRLHAEQLIYLPGVRQVRSFMVLRNVLSSTELPLAL is encoded by the coding sequence ATGTGCGCAACAAAAGTTCGTGCCAAGAATGTGCAACAGGCCGATGTGTCCGCCGAGCTGGACCGCACCGACAAAGCCATCCTGCGCCAGCTGCAGCGCGATGCGTCCTTGTCCAACGTGGCCCTGGCCGAGAAAGTGCACCTGAGCGCCCCCGCCTGCCTGCGCCGGGTGGAGCGGCTCAAGCGCCTGGGGCTCATCGATGGGGTGGTGGCGCTGCTCAACCCCAAGGCCGTGGGTGCGGGCATGCTGGTGATGATTGGTGTGGTGCTGGACCGGTCCACGCCCGAGTCGTTCGCAGAGTTCGAGAAAGCCGCCATCAAGATCTCGGGCTGCATGGAGTGCCATGTGGTCACCGGCGAGTTCGACTACTTCATGCTGGTGCGCACGCGCGACAGCGAGAGCTTCAACCGCCTGCACGCAGAGCAACTCATCTACCTGCCGGGCGTGCGGCAGGTGCGCTCGTTCATGGTGCTGCGCAATGTGTTGTCCTCCACCGAGCTGCCGTTGGCGCTTTAA
- a CDS encoding YiaA/YiaB family inner membrane protein: MATRYMVQRDTTAWRLQVRISFALSVLCAAIGVINLPGQELDRAFLAIGLFFCLFSTFAVAKTQRDNRDGAVDTSQWVITVWVAFAAAILLTGWGLWRMKIDEWQKYYMLVSWLFLVSSTFTLSKTVRDAQEAELLERRAARAREGSDAS; the protein is encoded by the coding sequence ATGGCAACCCGCTACATGGTTCAACGCGACACCACCGCCTGGCGCCTGCAAGTGCGCATCTCTTTTGCCTTGTCGGTGCTGTGCGCCGCCATCGGTGTGATCAACCTGCCCGGCCAGGAGCTGGACCGCGCCTTCCTGGCCATCGGCCTGTTCTTTTGCCTGTTCAGCACCTTTGCCGTGGCCAAAACCCAGCGCGACAACCGCGACGGGGCGGTGGACACATCGCAGTGGGTCATCACCGTGTGGGTGGCCTTTGCAGCGGCCATCTTGCTGACCGGCTGGGGCCTGTGGCGCATGAAGATCGACGAATGGCAGAAGTACTACATGCTGGTGAGCTGGCTGTTCCTGGTCAGCTCCACCTTCACGCTGTCCAAGACCGTGCGCGATGCGCAAGAGGCTGAGTTGCTGGAGCGCCGCGCCGCCCGTGCCCGCGAAGGCAGCGACGCGTCCTGA
- the araD gene encoding L-arabinonate dehydratase, with amino-acid sequence MTRRTYDSLRSARWFAPDDLRSFGHRSRIMQMGYAPEDWVGKPIIAIVNTWSDINPCHGHFKQRVEDVKRGVLQAGGFPIELPAISLAEAFVKPTTMLYRNMLAMETEELLRSHPVDGAVLMGGCDKTGPGLLMGAMSAGLPCIFVPAGPMLRGNYNGQILGSGSDAWKLWDERRAGNLSKTEWLGVEAGIARSHGTCMTMGTAATMTAIAEAIGMTLPGASSIPAPDANHVRMSAESGRRIVEMVWQDDTPAKLLSRESFLNGINVAMAVGCSTNAIVHLVAMSRRAGAHCAVTLDDFDAASRRVPVLANVRPSGDTYLMEDFYYAGGLLGLMSRMREHLHLGAATVTGKPLGENIEGAKVFNDDVIRTTETAIYAEGALAVLRGNIAPNGAVIKPSACAPHLQQHTGPALVFDDYPSMKAAVEDPDLDVTAEHIMVLRNAGPQGGPGMPEWGMLPIPTKLVKQGVRDMLRLSDARMSGTSYGACILHASPEAYIGGPLALVKTGDLITVDVPARRIHLEVSDAELERRRAAWVPPPPRFERGYGWMFSRHILQADQGCDFDFLETGFGAPVPEPDIF; translated from the coding sequence ATGACTCGCCGCACCTACGACTCCCTGCGCAGCGCCCGCTGGTTTGCACCAGACGATCTGCGCTCTTTTGGCCACCGCTCCCGCATCATGCAAATGGGCTACGCGCCCGAGGACTGGGTGGGCAAGCCCATCATTGCCATCGTCAACACCTGGTCCGACATCAACCCCTGCCACGGCCACTTCAAGCAGCGCGTCGAAGACGTGAAGCGCGGCGTGCTGCAGGCCGGGGGCTTCCCCATCGAGCTGCCCGCCATCTCGCTGGCAGAGGCCTTCGTCAAGCCCACCACCATGCTCTACCGCAACATGCTGGCCATGGAGACCGAAGAGCTGCTGCGCAGCCACCCGGTGGACGGCGCGGTGCTGATGGGCGGCTGCGACAAGACCGGCCCCGGCCTGCTGATGGGTGCGATGAGTGCAGGCCTGCCCTGCATCTTTGTGCCCGCAGGCCCCATGCTGCGCGGCAACTACAACGGGCAGATCCTGGGCTCGGGCTCGGACGCCTGGAAGCTGTGGGACGAGCGCCGCGCAGGCAACCTGAGCAAGACCGAATGGCTGGGCGTGGAGGCCGGCATTGCCCGCAGCCACGGCACCTGCATGACCATGGGCACTGCCGCCACCATGACGGCGATTGCCGAGGCGATTGGCATGACGCTGCCGGGCGCATCGTCCATCCCCGCGCCCGATGCCAACCATGTGCGCATGAGCGCCGAAAGCGGCCGCCGCATTGTTGAGATGGTGTGGCAGGACGACACCCCGGCCAAGCTGCTCAGCCGCGAGTCGTTCTTGAACGGCATCAACGTGGCCATGGCGGTGGGCTGCTCCACCAACGCCATCGTGCATCTGGTGGCCATGTCGCGCCGCGCCGGTGCGCACTGCGCCGTGACGCTGGATGACTTTGACGCCGCCAGCCGCCGTGTGCCCGTGCTGGCCAATGTGCGCCCCAGTGGCGACACGTATTTGATGGAAGACTTCTACTACGCAGGCGGCCTGCTGGGCCTGATGTCGCGCATGCGCGAGCACCTGCATTTGGGCGCAGCCACCGTCACCGGCAAGCCGCTGGGCGAGAACATCGAAGGTGCCAAGGTGTTCAACGACGACGTGATCCGCACCACCGAAACCGCCATCTACGCCGAAGGCGCACTGGCCGTGCTGCGCGGCAACATCGCCCCCAACGGCGCGGTCATCAAGCCCAGCGCCTGCGCCCCGCACCTGCAGCAGCACACCGGCCCGGCGCTGGTGTTTGACGACTACCCCAGCATGAAGGCCGCGGTGGAAGACCCCGACCTGGACGTGACGGCCGAGCACATCATGGTGCTGCGCAACGCGGGCCCCCAAGGCGGCCCCGGCATGCCCGAGTGGGGCATGCTGCCCATCCCCACCAAGCTGGTCAAACAAGGTGTGCGCGACATGCTGCGCCTGTCGGACGCGCGCATGAGCGGCACCAGCTACGGCGCCTGCATCCTGCACGCCTCGCCCGAGGCCTACATCGGCGGCCCGCTGGCGCTGGTCAAAACGGGTGACCTCATCACCGTGGACGTGCCTGCGCGCCGCATTCACCTGGAAGTGAGCGACGCCGAGCTGGAGCGCCGCCGCGCCGCCTGGGTACCACCGCCACCGCGCTTTGAACGCGGCTACGGCTGGATGTTCAGCCGCCACATCCTGCAAGCCGACCAGGGCTGCGACTTTGACTTTTTGGAAACCGGCTTTGGCGCGCCTGTGCCCGAGCCCGACATCTTCTGA
- a CDS encoding toxic anion resistance protein — protein MSNPTPVQTAQPVQSASAAGTFQLTPPEVVQPVSNEVASTAVPLAPEVARAVEDQVSRFVDSLMAEDVQSEGFRAKLDSAFALGREEISVAASLMQGRFMERNFVGVEDGTAFRAIQDMRRQLDTLNPGKEGDLFQPQKLLGFIPFGNRLQNYFRRFESAGGQLQKSMEQLYAARDDMQRDVVEIEATRTKLWDAMQKLTGAMRFAQVLDERLMAKVESLKATEPQRAKALEQEVLFYARQNLQDMLTQQAVCTNGYLALDVLKKTGREMMNGCSRVATTGMSALAVAQTVARATGNQIKVMEMLTGVNSTIENLIAETGRQLNTHVDKTTQFAQNPMVGIDKLKEMFDQTFKAMDAMDDFRSKAIVVMGQNNAMIASEIQRAEQYIDKVRMEQAKKATSAQLSGPVKL, from the coding sequence ATGTCCAACCCGACCCCCGTGCAGACAGCACAGCCTGTACAGAGCGCCAGCGCCGCAGGCACCTTTCAGCTGACCCCCCCCGAGGTGGTGCAGCCCGTCAGCAACGAAGTGGCCAGCACGGCCGTGCCCCTGGCCCCCGAAGTGGCACGCGCTGTGGAAGACCAGGTGAGCCGCTTTGTTGACAGCCTCATGGCCGAAGACGTGCAAAGCGAAGGCTTTCGCGCCAAGCTCGACAGCGCCTTTGCCCTGGGGCGCGAAGAAATCTCGGTGGCCGCCAGCCTGATGCAGGGGCGCTTCATGGAGCGCAACTTTGTGGGCGTGGAAGACGGCACCGCCTTTCGCGCCATCCAGGATATGCGCCGCCAGCTCGACACGCTCAACCCCGGCAAAGAGGGCGACCTGTTCCAGCCGCAAAAGCTGCTGGGCTTTATCCCCTTTGGCAACCGGCTGCAAAACTACTTTCGCCGCTTTGAAAGCGCGGGCGGCCAGTTGCAAAAAAGCATGGAGCAGCTCTACGCCGCGCGCGACGACATGCAGCGCGATGTGGTCGAGATCGAAGCCACCCGCACCAAGCTGTGGGACGCCATGCAAAAGCTCACCGGGGCCATGCGCTTTGCGCAGGTGCTGGACGAGCGGCTCATGGCCAAGGTCGAATCGCTGAAGGCCACCGAGCCCCAGCGCGCCAAGGCGCTGGAGCAAGAGGTGCTGTTTTATGCCCGCCAGAACCTGCAAGACATGCTGACCCAGCAGGCCGTGTGCACCAACGGCTACCTGGCGCTGGACGTGCTCAAAAAAACCGGGCGCGAGATGATGAACGGCTGCTCACGCGTGGCCACCACCGGCATGAGCGCGCTGGCCGTGGCCCAGACCGTGGCCCGCGCCACGGGCAACCAGATCAAGGTGATGGAGATGCTCACGGGCGTGAACAGCACCATCGAGAACCTGATTGCTGAAACTGGCCGCCAGCTCAACACCCATGTGGACAAGACCACGCAGTTTGCGCAGAACCCTATGGTGGGCATCGACAAGCTCAAGGAAATGTTCGACCAGACCTTCAAGGCCATGGACGCGATGGACGACTTCCGCTCCAAGGCCATCGTGGTGATGGGGCAGAACAACGCGATGATCGCGTCCGAAATCCAGCGCGCTGAGCAGTACATCGACAAGGTGCGCATGGAGCAGGCCAAGAAAGCCACTTCGGCGCAGCTCAGTGGCCCGGTCAAGCTCTGA
- a CDS encoding DUF2145 domain-containing protein has protein sequence MPAPAQRNPLPGLLTVWGVAVLAGAALLGAAPAHAGRACDERKPVTAQVIERGMALAAQTSQALDAENERSGATVVLVGRAGQDLGKYGLRYSHFGWAYKTAEGPWRVAHKLNECGTAVGHVYRQGLGEFFLDDLWRYEAVLAVPSPAVQAQLLPVLSDNGRATMLHAQPYSMVSYAWGTKYQQSNQWALETLAFAMEPATVRTREQAQAWLRFKGYEPTALKLGPLTRLGGRVGSANIAFDDHPSDKRYAGRIETVTVDSVLSWMQRTQLAAAPVGVQAKR, from the coding sequence ATGCCTGCCCCCGCGCAGCGCAACCCCTTGCCTGGTCTCCTCACTGTGTGGGGCGTGGCGGTGCTGGCCGGTGCTGCCCTGCTGGGCGCCGCCCCAGCCCACGCAGGCCGCGCTTGTGACGAGCGCAAGCCCGTCACCGCCCAGGTGATCGAGCGCGGCATGGCGCTGGCGGCGCAAACCTCGCAGGCGCTGGACGCTGAGAACGAGCGCAGCGGCGCCACGGTGGTGCTGGTGGGCCGGGCTGGGCAAGACCTGGGCAAGTACGGCCTGCGCTACTCGCACTTTGGCTGGGCCTACAAAACGGCCGAAGGCCCCTGGCGCGTGGCGCACAAGCTCAACGAATGCGGTACGGCCGTGGGCCATGTGTACCGCCAGGGCCTGGGCGAGTTCTTTTTGGACGACCTGTGGCGCTATGAGGCCGTGCTGGCCGTGCCCAGCCCTGCCGTGCAGGCCCAGTTGCTGCCGGTGCTGAGCGACAACGGCCGCGCCACCATGCTGCACGCCCAGCCGTACAGCATGGTCAGCTACGCGTGGGGCACCAAGTACCAGCAGTCCAACCAGTGGGCGCTGGAGACCCTGGCCTTCGCCATGGAGCCCGCCACCGTGCGCACCCGCGAGCAGGCCCAGGCGTGGCTGCGCTTCAAGGGCTATGAGCCCACGGCGCTGAAGCTGGGGCCGCTGACCCGGCTGGGCGGGCGCGTGGGCTCGGCCAACATCGCGTTTGACGACCATCCGAGCGACAAACGGTATGCGGGCCGCATCGAGACGGTGACGGTGGATTCGGTGCTGTCGTGGATGCAGCGCACACAGCTGGCGGCAGCGCCTGTGGGTGTGCAGGCCAAGCGCTGA
- a CDS encoding trans-acting enoyl reductase family protein, translating to MTKTFDLIVHGATGFTGRLVVEYLLQRYPAGNGLRWAMGGRNADKLAAVRDELGAPADTPLVVTDTANPASLQALMQATRLVLTTVGPYQLYGNELVAACAASGVDYVDLCGEPAWMRQMIDAHEATAQASGARIVFSCGFDSIPFDLGVFLLQKEFAQRFGHAAPRVRGRVRKMKGTFSGGTAASLKATMAAAASQPGVLELLKNPFSLTPGFEGPRQPSGHKPMVDEALGTVNGAGIWVAPFVMAAINTRNVHRSNLLLQHAWGQDFVYDEMLITGPGEKGEAIANAVAGDKSMGSDQGPQPGEGPSREERESGFYDLLFLGTDTAGHTLRVGVKGDRDPGYGSTSKMIAESAVCLLQNATATPGGIWTTAPAMGDALIARLQANAGLSFGVEGAA from the coding sequence ATGACCAAAACCTTTGACCTCATCGTCCACGGCGCCACCGGCTTCACAGGCCGCCTGGTGGTCGAATACCTGCTGCAACGCTACCCCGCAGGCAACGGCCTGCGCTGGGCCATGGGCGGGCGCAATGCCGACAAGCTCGCTGCCGTGCGCGACGAGCTGGGAGCCCCCGCCGACACCCCACTGGTCGTGACCGACACCGCCAACCCCGCCAGCCTGCAAGCGCTGATGCAGGCCACACGCCTAGTGTTGACCACCGTGGGCCCCTACCAGCTCTATGGCAACGAACTGGTGGCCGCCTGCGCCGCCAGCGGCGTGGACTACGTGGACCTGTGCGGCGAGCCCGCCTGGATGCGCCAGATGATCGACGCCCACGAAGCCACCGCCCAGGCCAGCGGCGCGCGCATCGTGTTCTCGTGCGGGTTTGACTCCATCCCGTTCGACCTGGGCGTGTTCCTGCTGCAAAAGGAATTTGCCCAGCGCTTTGGCCATGCCGCACCGCGTGTGCGAGGCCGCGTGCGCAAGATGAAGGGCACCTTCTCAGGCGGCACTGCCGCCAGCCTCAAAGCCACCATGGCCGCAGCCGCCAGCCAGCCCGGCGTGCTGGAGTTGCTGAAAAACCCGTTCTCGCTGACCCCAGGGTTCGAGGGCCCACGCCAGCCCTCGGGCCACAAGCCCATGGTGGACGAGGCCCTGGGCACGGTGAACGGCGCGGGCATCTGGGTGGCCCCGTTTGTGATGGCGGCCATCAACACGCGCAACGTGCACCGCTCCAACCTGCTGCTGCAACACGCCTGGGGCCAGGACTTTGTCTACGACGAAATGCTCATCACCGGCCCCGGCGAAAAGGGCGAAGCCATTGCCAACGCGGTGGCGGGCGACAAATCGATGGGCTCCGACCAAGGCCCCCAACCGGGCGAAGGCCCCTCGCGCGAAGAGCGCGAAAGCGGCTTCTACGACCTGCTCTTTTTGGGCACCGACACCGCAGGCCACACCCTGCGCGTGGGCGTGAAGGGCGACCGCGACCCCGGCTACGGCTCCACTTCCAAGATGATTGCCGAATCGGCCGTCTGCCTGCTGCAAAACGCCACCGCCACACCCGGCGGCATCTGGACCACGGCGCCCGCGATGGGCGATGCGCTGATCGCGCGGCTGCAGGCGAATGCGGGGTTGAGTTTTGGGGTGGAGGGGGCGGCCTGA
- a CDS encoding serine endopeptidase, giving the protein MSKSLRLSEKWFRRGLWLVAVVFASFLIGLGGTVVGDLPKVERPLQVDDFLDKAQAQALRDKIRTQREAEQDAQTVLEQAQLQHRKAQSDNQAERETFSNWLATRRVTERADQDPEVIRRTRTLDELKQAERQALRAVEAQQQAALDARQTAAATQRQLSDLESQGYARMQAESRKVELRVFLYRLALTLPLLVAAGWLFVKKRKGTYWPFVWGFIFFALFAFFVELVPYLPSYGGYVRYVVGIGITVLVGRYAILALNRYLERQKLAESLPDAQRREELGYDVVMARLGKSVCPGCERAVDLKNEAIDYCPHCGLCLFDRCGHCSTRKNAFSRYCFSCGTPSAAESAADSAAEGVAEIPQGAAMGRPAAPVRP; this is encoded by the coding sequence ATGAGCAAGTCTTTGCGGTTGTCAGAGAAGTGGTTTCGGCGCGGGCTGTGGCTGGTGGCCGTGGTGTTTGCCAGCTTTCTGATCGGGCTGGGGGGCACCGTGGTGGGCGATTTGCCCAAGGTGGAGCGGCCGCTGCAGGTGGACGACTTTCTGGACAAAGCCCAGGCCCAGGCGCTGCGCGACAAGATCCGCACCCAGCGCGAGGCCGAGCAAGACGCCCAGACCGTGCTGGAGCAGGCCCAGTTGCAACACCGCAAGGCGCAGAGCGACAACCAGGCCGAGCGGGAGACCTTTAGCAACTGGCTGGCCACCCGCCGCGTGACCGAGCGTGCGGACCAAGACCCCGAGGTGATCCGTCGCACGCGCACGCTGGATGAACTCAAGCAGGCCGAGCGCCAGGCCCTGCGCGCAGTAGAAGCCCAGCAGCAGGCTGCACTCGATGCGCGCCAGACAGCGGCGGCCACGCAGCGGCAACTCAGCGATCTGGAGAGCCAGGGCTATGCGCGCATGCAAGCCGAAAGCCGCAAAGTAGAGCTGCGCGTGTTTTTGTACCGCCTGGCCCTGACATTGCCACTGTTGGTGGCGGCGGGCTGGCTGTTCGTCAAAAAGCGCAAGGGCACTTACTGGCCGTTTGTGTGGGGCTTCATCTTCTTTGCGCTGTTTGCCTTCTTTGTGGAGCTGGTGCCTTACCTGCCCAGCTACGGCGGCTACGTGCGCTATGTGGTGGGCATTGGCATCACGGTGCTGGTGGGGCGCTACGCCATCCTGGCGCTGAACCGTTACCTGGAGCGCCAAAAGCTGGCCGAATCCCTGCCCGATGCCCAGCGCCGCGAAGAACTGGGCTACGACGTGGTGATGGCCCGCCTGGGCAAGAGCGTGTGCCCCGGCTGCGAGCGGGCGGTGGACCTCAAGAACGAGGCCATCGACTACTGCCCCCACTGCGGCCTGTGCCTGTTTGACCGCTGCGGCCACTGCAGCACCCGCAAGAACGCGTTCTCGCGGTACTGCTTTTCGTGCGGCACGCCCAGCGCTGCGGAAAGCGCGGCTGATAGCGCCGCAGAGGGTGTTGCGGAGATACCCCAAGGGGCCGCGATGGGCCGCCCTGCAGCCCCTGTTCGTCCCTAG
- a CDS encoding ribonuclease activity regulator RraA: MALNPTTRAQLMKVSTATLCTALFKRGLRNQFLQDVHPLRAGRANMVGEAFTLRYIPAREDLNPISVFQNPDHPQRKAVEDCPPGAVLVIDSRKDARAASAGSILASRLMQRGVAGLVTDGGFRDTPDIAALDMPAYHHRPSAPTNLTLHQAIDINVPIGCGDVAVFPGDVVVGDSEGVIVIPAHLADEIAAEATEMTAFEDFVTEKVMEGRTIIGLYPPTNPQALTDFAAWRQAHGR, translated from the coding sequence ATGGCACTGAACCCCACCACCCGCGCCCAGCTGATGAAAGTCAGCACCGCCACGCTGTGCACCGCCCTCTTCAAGCGCGGCCTGCGCAACCAGTTTTTGCAAGACGTGCACCCGCTGCGCGCCGGCCGCGCCAACATGGTGGGCGAAGCCTTCACGCTGCGCTACATCCCGGCCCGCGAAGACCTCAACCCCATCAGCGTGTTCCAGAACCCCGACCACCCCCAACGCAAGGCGGTGGAAGACTGCCCGCCCGGTGCCGTGCTGGTCATCGACAGCCGCAAGGACGCACGCGCCGCATCGGCAGGCTCCATCCTCGCCTCGCGCCTCATGCAGCGCGGCGTGGCCGGGCTGGTGACGGACGGCGGCTTTCGCGACACGCCCGACATTGCGGCGCTCGATATGCCTGCCTACCACCACCGCCCCTCGGCCCCCACCAACCTCACGCTGCACCAGGCCATCGACATCAACGTGCCCATTGGCTGCGGCGACGTGGCCGTGTTCCCCGGCGATGTGGTGGTGGGCGACAGCGAAGGCGTCATCGTCATCCCCGCCCACCTGGCCGATGAGATTGCCGCCGAGGCCACCGAGATGACGGCGTTTGAAGACTTCGTGACCGAGAAGGTGATGGAGGGCCGCACCATCATTGGCCTGTACCCGCCCACCAACCCGCAGGCGCTGACCGACTTTGCCGCCTGGCGGCAGGCGCACGGGCGCTGA
- a CDS encoding GntR family transcriptional regulator → MPVIEKVIEKVRLDRSRHAAPQVFEKLREAIVALDLVPGTVLARAELAEQFGISQTPIRDALLKLGEEGLVDIFPQHATVVSRIDISAAKQAHYLRRSIELEVVRTLALQPDPATLERLRAQVERMVLVMGPEHYSEFVAADQDFHRLMYEAAGVVGLWDLVRRMSGHVDRLRRLHLPTEGKTAAVVQDHRAIVDAIAEGNAPRAQDQLRAHLSGTLSQLDEICARHPDYVVA, encoded by the coding sequence ATGCCCGTGATTGAAAAAGTGATCGAAAAAGTCCGCCTGGACCGCTCGCGCCATGCCGCGCCCCAGGTGTTTGAAAAACTGCGCGAGGCCATCGTGGCGCTCGACCTAGTGCCCGGCACCGTGCTGGCCCGCGCCGAACTGGCCGAGCAATTCGGCATCAGCCAGACCCCCATCCGCGATGCGCTGCTCAAGCTGGGCGAGGAAGGGCTGGTCGATATCTTTCCGCAACACGCCACCGTGGTCAGCCGCATCGACATCAGCGCGGCCAAGCAGGCGCACTACCTGCGCCGCTCCATCGAGCTGGAGGTGGTGCGCACCCTGGCGCTGCAGCCCGACCCCGCCACGCTGGAGCGCCTGCGCGCTCAGGTGGAGCGCATGGTTCTGGTGATGGGGCCTGAGCACTACAGCGAGTTTGTGGCTGCCGACCAAGACTTTCACCGCCTGATGTACGAGGCTGCTGGGGTGGTCGGCCTGTGGGACTTGGTGCGCCGCATGTCCGGCCATGTGGACCGGCTGCGCCGCCTGCACCTGCCCACCGAGGGCAAAACCGCCGCGGTGGTGCAAGACCACCGTGCCATCGTCGACGCCATTGCCGAAGGCAACGCGCCCCGGGCGCAGGATCAGCTGCGCGCCCACCTCTCAGGCACGCTGAGCCAGCTCGACGAGATTTGCGCCCGGCACCCGGACTACGTGGTGGCGTGA
- a CDS encoding tripartite tricarboxylate transporter substrate binding protein: MQPVPLTLHHPLRRAALALCAAALLPALGTLTSTPAQAQTGDWPNAKPITYVVPFTAGGSTDIIGRTIANKLQESLKQAVVVENKPGQAGGIGASFAAKAAPDGYTLFGGTISTHAINASLYKNLSYHPVKDFEPVALVATLPNVLIINPSLGVNTVAELIALLKKDPSKRMFASSGAGTSTHLAGEMFGDLIGVKLTHIPYKGTPPALTDVAAGQVTFMFDQMTAALPLAKAGRVKLLAVTTGKRITLAPELPTMIESGVPGFEMSSWQAIYAPKGTPKAIVQKLNAEIVKALKLPDVQAKLHDQLGMNIVGSTPEELAAHMDKEIPRWADLVKKSGATPD; the protein is encoded by the coding sequence ATGCAACCCGTTCCATTAACCCTTCACCACCCACTGCGCCGCGCCGCGCTGGCTCTGTGCGCTGCAGCGCTGCTGCCCGCCCTGGGCACACTGACGTCCACCCCGGCCCAAGCCCAGACGGGCGACTGGCCCAACGCCAAGCCCATCACCTACGTGGTGCCCTTCACCGCCGGTGGCTCCACCGACATCATTGGCCGCACCATCGCCAACAAGCTGCAAGAGTCGCTGAAACAGGCCGTGGTGGTCGAGAACAAGCCCGGCCAGGCCGGCGGCATTGGTGCATCGTTTGCAGCCAAGGCTGCGCCCGATGGCTACACCCTGTTTGGCGGCACCATCAGCACGCACGCCATCAACGCCAGCCTGTACAAAAACCTGTCGTATCACCCCGTGAAAGACTTTGAGCCCGTGGCCCTGGTCGCCACGCTGCCCAATGTGCTCATCATCAACCCCTCGCTGGGCGTGAACACCGTGGCCGAGCTGATTGCGCTGCTCAAGAAAGACCCGAGCAAGCGCATGTTCGCGTCCTCGGGTGCAGGCACCTCTACCCACCTGGCGGGCGAAATGTTTGGCGACCTGATTGGAGTGAAGCTCACGCACATCCCCTACAAAGGCACGCCCCCCGCACTCACCGACGTGGCGGCAGGCCAGGTGACATTCATGTTCGACCAGATGACCGCCGCGCTGCCCCTGGCCAAGGCGGGCCGCGTCAAGCTGCTGGCCGTCACAACCGGCAAGCGCATCACCCTCGCGCCCGAACTGCCCACCATGATCGAGTCCGGCGTGCCGGGCTTTGAGATGTCGTCGTGGCAGGCCATCTACGCCCCCAAGGGCACCCCTAAGGCCATTGTGCAAAAGCTCAACGCCGAGATCGTCAAGGCCCTGAAGCTGCCCGACGTGCAGGCCAAGCTGCACGACCAGCTGGGCATGAACATTGTGGGCAGCACGCCCGAAGAGCTGGCCGCGCACATGGACAAAGAGATTCCGCGCTGGGCGGATTTGGTGAAGAAGTCGGGCGCAACGCCGGACTGA
- a CDS encoding EamA family transporter, whose amino-acid sequence MRPRDLCLALLVIVVWGLNFAVIKVGLNGVPPMLLGALRYLLAAFPALLFVRPPKVPLRLYLLYGMTMAVGQFALLFTAIHIGMPSGLASLVLQSQSFFTLLLAAWWLRESWQGNQMAGLALAGAGLVLIGSAHGASMPLAGFALTVAAAALWGCGNIATRAVGRYGPMNQFAFIVWSSLVAPLPFLALAVWMDGASAVLAAVQNLSLTSLAAVGYIAWVSTLLGFGLWTFLMSRYPVNRVAPFTLLVPVVGLTTGWWVFGEQLLHVHFAGAGLLMAGLLVNVFGGPAWAALKGRLRAAP is encoded by the coding sequence ATGCGCCCCCGTGATCTTTGCCTGGCCCTGCTCGTCATCGTGGTGTGGGGGCTGAACTTTGCGGTCATCAAAGTGGGCTTGAACGGCGTGCCGCCCATGCTGCTGGGCGCGCTGCGTTACCTGCTGGCGGCGTTTCCGGCGCTGCTGTTTGTGCGGCCACCCAAGGTGCCGCTGCGCCTGTACCTGCTGTACGGCATGACGATGGCGGTAGGCCAGTTTGCGCTGCTGTTCACGGCCATCCACATCGGAATGCCTTCGGGGTTGGCATCGCTGGTACTGCAGTCGCAGTCGTTCTTTACCCTGCTGCTGGCAGCCTGGTGGCTGCGGGAGAGTTGGCAAGGCAACCAGATGGCTGGACTGGCGCTGGCCGGGGCCGGGCTGGTGCTGATTGGCAGCGCGCACGGGGCCTCGATGCCGCTGGCGGGGTTTGCGCTCACCGTGGCTGCAGCGGCGCTGTGGGGGTGCGGCAACATCGCCACGCGGGCGGTGGGGCGCTATGGGCCGATGAACCAGTTTGCGTTCATCGTGTGGTCCAGCCTGGTGGCGCCGCTGCCTTTTTTGGCGCTGGCGGTGTGGATGGACGGGGCCAGCGCCGTGCTGGCCGCTGTGCAAAACCTCTCGCTCACCTCGCTGGCAGCGGTGGGCTACATCGCCTGGGTCTCGACCTTGCTCGGGTTTGGGCTGTGGACTTTCCTCATGTCCCGCTACCCGGTCAACCGCGTGGCCCCCTTCACGCTGCTGGTGCCCGTGGTGGGCCTGACCACGGGCTGGTGGGTGTTTGGCGAGCAACTGCTGCACGTGCACTTTGCGGGTGCTGGGCTGCTGATGGCCGGGTTGCTGGTGAATGTGTTTGGAGGCCCCGCCTGGGCCGCGCTGAAGGGGCGCCTGCGCGCTGCGCCCTGA